From one Thamnophis elegans isolate rThaEle1 chromosome 9, rThaEle1.pri, whole genome shotgun sequence genomic stretch:
- the LOC116513286 gene encoding uncharacterized protein C20orf194-like: MALLPSRSPRVLLPPPARRGRSKVRGGAPSPPVSCSILRQIQNILTESSKSQPDGILCILGIDSRYNEGCRELANYLLFGLYSQNNNEFERSGFPEEVLDDVILLVKPDSVHLYCNPVNYNYLLPYVAFWRNLHFHCLTETEYEDEESAEEFKISSFVDMVRDCSRIGIPFSSQGHLQIFDMFVVEKWPIVQAFALEGIGGDGFFTMKYELMDVSLDLWKAYSKVDPMSLESLLDEDLMTFEHQWTNLFANFDTEIPFMLELSESQTGEPFRSYFSHGLISSHITDNRYPFFP, encoded by the exons ATGGCGCTGCTCCCCTCGCGCAGCCCGCGGGTGCTGCTGCCGCCCCCGGCCCGCAGGGGGCGCTCCAAGGTCCGAGGGGGGGCGCCCAGCCCGCCCGTCAG tTGCAGCATACTTCGACAAATTCAAAACATTCTGACGGAGAGCAGCAAGTCCCAGCCAGATGGCATCCTCTGCATTTTGG gaATTGATAGTCGGTACAATGAAGGATGCCGGGAACTCGCCAACTATCTCCTCTTCGGCTTGTACAGCCAGAACAACAATGAGTTTGAGAGATCAGGATTCCCTGAAGAAGTCCTCGATG ATGTGATCCTGCTGGTTAAGCCAGACAGCGTCCATCTCTACTGCAACCCTGTCAACTACAATTACCTTTTGCCCTACGTGGCGTTTTGGAGAAATCTGCATTTCCACTGCCTGACGGAAACCGAG TATGAAGATGAAGAGTCGGCTGAAGAATTTAAAATTTCCAGCTTTGTGGATATGGTTCGAGATTGCAGCCGGATCGGCATTCCCTTCAGCTCCCAAG GCCACCTGCAGATCTTCGACATGTTTGTGGTGGAAAAATGGCCCATCGTGCAAGCCTTTGCCCTGGAAGGCATCGGCGGGGATGGCTTCTTCACCATGAAATACGAG CTGATGGACGTCAGTCTGGATCTCTGGAAGGCCTACAGCAAAGTGGATCCCATGTCTTTGGAGAGCTTACTGGACGAG GATTTGATGACTTTTGAACATCAGTGGACCAACCTCTTTGCCAATTTTGACACTGAAATCCCTTTCATGCTGGAACTCTCAGAATCTCAGACTGGAGAG ccCTTCCGAAGTTACTTCAGCCACGGGTTGATTTCAAGTCATATCACAGATAACAGGTATCCTTTCTTTCCATAA